A genomic window from Nicotiana sylvestris chromosome 11, ASM39365v2, whole genome shotgun sequence includes:
- the LOC104210555 gene encoding cysteine-rich receptor-like protein kinase 7 isoform X2, translating into MLKLWFSPLSNLCFTPYTLSKMTKHQFLLSVLFLALQTPIASAIAIYWGQNGNEATLNETCASGRYSYVNLAFLNKFGNGQTPEINLAGHCNPAGDGCAAVGPELKLCQNLGVKVMLSIGGGVGNYSLASREDAKIFARYLWNTFLGGNSSFRPLGSAVLDGIDFDIELGSSLYYDDLAKYLKDYGKIGKKVYLTAAPQCPFPDSLLGTALNTGLFDNVWVQFYNNPPCQYTPNNTDNIENSWIRWTSSVNATRIFLGLPAAPQAAGSGFIPADVLIGKILPVIKKSRKYGGVMLWSKFWDEQSGYSASIQEALKWWIWLIVAIGLTIFVGLSSLCYLLHRKRKAKATALLLLNQTTNRAKRRKMDKKMSEEVQLYSFGSLAIATNNFSLGNKLGEGGFGPVYKGKLPDGQEVAIKRLSTSSGQGLLEFKNEILLIAKLQHTKLVRLLGYCTQGEERILVYEYMHNKSLDFFLFDTNKKEQINWGTRFRIIEGVAQGLLYLHKYSRLTVVHRDLKASNILLDSDMNPKISDFGMARIFGQQESETNTKRIVGTHGYMSPEYALRGIVSTKTDVFSFGVLLLEIVSGKKNNSCYDSEHPLNLIGLAWELWREERALELIDATLIESCSRDEVLRCIHVGLLCVQDYAKDRPSMSSVVSMLTNGSRKPPPPPERPGFFIERGDQQAQRSEEAERYSINGLSISELKGR; encoded by the exons ATGCTCAAATTATGGTTCTCCCCACTCTCAAATCTCTGTTTCACACCATATACTCTATCCAAAATGACCAAACATCAATTTCTTTTATCTGTTTTATTCCTAGCTCTCCAAACCCCAATTGCTAGTGCCATAGCCATTTACTGGGGCCAAAACGGAAACGAAGCAACCTTAAACGAAACCTGTGCCTCGGGCAGATATTCCTATGTCAACTTAGCCTTCCTTAACAAATTCGGAAATGGCCAAACTCCTGAAATCAATCTCGCCGGTCACTGCAACCCCGCCGGTGACGGATGCGCCGCCGTCGGTCCAGAACTCAAGCTTTGCCAAAATTTAGGCGTCAAAGTAATGTTATCCATTGGTGGTGGAGTTGGAAATTACTCTTTAGCTTCAAGAGAAGACGCCAAAATTTTTGCGCGTTATTTATGGAACACATTTTTGGGTGGAAATTCCTCTTTTAGACCTTTAGGTAGTGCTGTTCTGGACGGAATTGATTTTGATATTGAGCTTGGATCGTCTCTTTACTATGACGATCTAGCTAAATACTTGAAAGATTATGGTAAGATTGGAAAAAAAGTGTACTTAACAGCAGCTCCACAATGTCCATTTCCCGATAGTTTGCTTGGTACTGCTTTAAATACAGGTCTTTTTGACAATGTTTGGGTTCAATTTTACAATAATCCTCCGTGTCAGTATACTCCTAATAATACTGATAATATTGAAAATTCTTGGATCCGGTGGACGTCGTCGGTGAATGCTACAAGGATATTTTTGGGTCTTCCGGCGGCACCACAAGCCGCCGGAAGTGGGTTTATTCCGGCGGATGTGTTGATCGGCAAAATTCTTCCGGTGATCAAGAAATCGCGCAAGTATGGTGGTGTTATGTTGTGGTCAAAATTTTGGGATGAGCAGAGTGGATATAGTGCCTCCATTCAGGAAG CATTAAAATGGTGGATATGGCTTATAGTTGCAATTGGTTTGACAATATTCGTAGGACTTAGCTCCCTATGCTACCTTCTGCACAGGAAAA GGAAAGCAAAAGCAACAGCTTTGCTATTGCTTAATCAAACAACAAATAGAGCAAAAAGGAGAAAGATGGACAAGAAGATGAGTGAAGAAGTGCAATTATACAGCTTCGGGAGCCTGGCAATTGCCACGAACAATTTTTCACTAGGAAATAAGCTTGGTGAGGGTGGCTTTGGACCAGTTTACAAG GGAAAGTTGCCTGATGGTCAAGAAGTAGCTATAAAAAGGCTTTCAACAAGTTCTGGACAGGGTCTGCTGGAGTTCAAGAATGAAATTCTATTGATTGCAAAACTTCAACACACTAAACTTGTTAGGCTTTTAGGCTACTGTACTCAAGGCGAAGAAAGGATTTTAGTATATGAATACATGCATAACAAAAGCCTAGACTTCTTCCTTTTTG ATACTAACAAAAAGGAGCAAATAAATTGGGGCACTCGATTCAGAATCATCGAAGGGGTTGCTCAAGGTCTACTCTATCTGCATAAATATTCAAGGTTGACAGTTGTTCATAGAGATTTAAAAGCGAGCAACATATTACTTGACAGTGACATGAATCCAAAGATATCGGACTTTGGCATGGCGAGGATTTTTGGACAGCAAGAATCTGAAACAAATACAAAAAGAATTGTTGGAACACA TGGCTATATGTCTCCAGAGTATGCCTTAAGAGGCATTGTTTCAACAAAGACAGATGTATTCAGCTTCGGAGTTTTACTCTTAGAAATTGTTAGTGGGAAGAAAAACAACAGCTGCTATGATTCTGAGCACCCACTAAACCTCATAGGACTG GCATGGGAATTATGGAGAGAAGAGAGAGCTTTGGAGCTAATAGATGCAACACTAATTGAGTCATGCTCGCGCGACGAAGTACTGAGATGCATTCATGTGGGACTCTTGTGCGTGCAAGACTATGCAAAAGATAGGCCTTCAATGTCCAGTGTGGTTTCCATGCTTACTAATGGGTCGAGgaaaccaccaccaccaccagaGCGACCCGGATTTTTCATAGAAAGGGGGGATCAACAAGCACAGAGGTCTGAAGAAGCAGAAAGATATTCGATAAATGGATTATCAATTTCAGAGTTGAAAGGAAGATAA
- the LOC104210555 gene encoding cysteine-rich receptor-like protein kinase 10 isoform X1 has translation MLKLWFSPLSNLCFTPYTLSKMTKHQFLLSVLFLALQTPIASAIAIYWGQNGNEATLNETCASGRYSYVNLAFLNKFGNGQTPEINLAGHCNPAGDGCAAVGPELKLCQNLGVKVMLSIGGGVGNYSLASREDAKIFARYLWNTFLGGNSSFRPLGSAVLDGIDFDIELGSSLYYDDLAKYLKDYGKIGKKVYLTAAPQCPFPDSLLGTALNTGLFDNVWVQFYNNPPCQYTPNNTDNIENSWIRWTSSVNATRIFLGLPAAPQAAGSGFIPADVLIGKILPVIKKSRKYGGVMLWSKFWDEQSGYSASIQEDSEPTRNRSATNVPSTIPIPPALSPAPSPNVTPRSSDSSQRTSLKWWIWLIVAIGLTIFVGLSSLCYLLHRKRKAKATALLLLNQTTNRAKRRKMDKKMSEEVQLYSFGSLAIATNNFSLGNKLGEGGFGPVYKGKLPDGQEVAIKRLSTSSGQGLLEFKNEILLIAKLQHTKLVRLLGYCTQGEERILVYEYMHNKSLDFFLFDTNKKEQINWGTRFRIIEGVAQGLLYLHKYSRLTVVHRDLKASNILLDSDMNPKISDFGMARIFGQQESETNTKRIVGTHGYMSPEYALRGIVSTKTDVFSFGVLLLEIVSGKKNNSCYDSEHPLNLIGLAWELWREERALELIDATLIESCSRDEVLRCIHVGLLCVQDYAKDRPSMSSVVSMLTNGSRKPPPPPERPGFFIERGDQQAQRSEEAERYSINGLSISELKGR, from the exons ATGCTCAAATTATGGTTCTCCCCACTCTCAAATCTCTGTTTCACACCATATACTCTATCCAAAATGACCAAACATCAATTTCTTTTATCTGTTTTATTCCTAGCTCTCCAAACCCCAATTGCTAGTGCCATAGCCATTTACTGGGGCCAAAACGGAAACGAAGCAACCTTAAACGAAACCTGTGCCTCGGGCAGATATTCCTATGTCAACTTAGCCTTCCTTAACAAATTCGGAAATGGCCAAACTCCTGAAATCAATCTCGCCGGTCACTGCAACCCCGCCGGTGACGGATGCGCCGCCGTCGGTCCAGAACTCAAGCTTTGCCAAAATTTAGGCGTCAAAGTAATGTTATCCATTGGTGGTGGAGTTGGAAATTACTCTTTAGCTTCAAGAGAAGACGCCAAAATTTTTGCGCGTTATTTATGGAACACATTTTTGGGTGGAAATTCCTCTTTTAGACCTTTAGGTAGTGCTGTTCTGGACGGAATTGATTTTGATATTGAGCTTGGATCGTCTCTTTACTATGACGATCTAGCTAAATACTTGAAAGATTATGGTAAGATTGGAAAAAAAGTGTACTTAACAGCAGCTCCACAATGTCCATTTCCCGATAGTTTGCTTGGTACTGCTTTAAATACAGGTCTTTTTGACAATGTTTGGGTTCAATTTTACAATAATCCTCCGTGTCAGTATACTCCTAATAATACTGATAATATTGAAAATTCTTGGATCCGGTGGACGTCGTCGGTGAATGCTACAAGGATATTTTTGGGTCTTCCGGCGGCACCACAAGCCGCCGGAAGTGGGTTTATTCCGGCGGATGTGTTGATCGGCAAAATTCTTCCGGTGATCAAGAAATCGCGCAAGTATGGTGGTGTTATGTTGTGGTCAAAATTTTGGGATGAGCAGAGTGGATATAGTGCCTCCATTCAGGAAG ATTCGGAGCCAACAAGAAATAGGAGTGCCACAAATGTACCAAGTACAATCCCAATTCCTCCGGCCTTATCACCAGCACCATCTCCCAATGTAACGCCAAGATCATCTGATTCATCTCAAAGAACTT CATTAAAATGGTGGATATGGCTTATAGTTGCAATTGGTTTGACAATATTCGTAGGACTTAGCTCCCTATGCTACCTTCTGCACAGGAAAA GGAAAGCAAAAGCAACAGCTTTGCTATTGCTTAATCAAACAACAAATAGAGCAAAAAGGAGAAAGATGGACAAGAAGATGAGTGAAGAAGTGCAATTATACAGCTTCGGGAGCCTGGCAATTGCCACGAACAATTTTTCACTAGGAAATAAGCTTGGTGAGGGTGGCTTTGGACCAGTTTACAAG GGAAAGTTGCCTGATGGTCAAGAAGTAGCTATAAAAAGGCTTTCAACAAGTTCTGGACAGGGTCTGCTGGAGTTCAAGAATGAAATTCTATTGATTGCAAAACTTCAACACACTAAACTTGTTAGGCTTTTAGGCTACTGTACTCAAGGCGAAGAAAGGATTTTAGTATATGAATACATGCATAACAAAAGCCTAGACTTCTTCCTTTTTG ATACTAACAAAAAGGAGCAAATAAATTGGGGCACTCGATTCAGAATCATCGAAGGGGTTGCTCAAGGTCTACTCTATCTGCATAAATATTCAAGGTTGACAGTTGTTCATAGAGATTTAAAAGCGAGCAACATATTACTTGACAGTGACATGAATCCAAAGATATCGGACTTTGGCATGGCGAGGATTTTTGGACAGCAAGAATCTGAAACAAATACAAAAAGAATTGTTGGAACACA TGGCTATATGTCTCCAGAGTATGCCTTAAGAGGCATTGTTTCAACAAAGACAGATGTATTCAGCTTCGGAGTTTTACTCTTAGAAATTGTTAGTGGGAAGAAAAACAACAGCTGCTATGATTCTGAGCACCCACTAAACCTCATAGGACTG GCATGGGAATTATGGAGAGAAGAGAGAGCTTTGGAGCTAATAGATGCAACACTAATTGAGTCATGCTCGCGCGACGAAGTACTGAGATGCATTCATGTGGGACTCTTGTGCGTGCAAGACTATGCAAAAGATAGGCCTTCAATGTCCAGTGTGGTTTCCATGCTTACTAATGGGTCGAGgaaaccaccaccaccaccagaGCGACCCGGATTTTTCATAGAAAGGGGGGATCAACAAGCACAGAGGTCTGAAGAAGCAGAAAGATATTCGATAAATGGATTATCAATTTCAGAGTTGAAAGGAAGATAA